Within Candidatus Poribacteria bacterium, the genomic segment CAGCAACCTCTTCTTCTTCAGCTGCGGGTTCTTCGGCTGCGGGTTCTTCAGCAACTTCCTCTTCAGCTGCGGGTTCTTCGGCTGCGGGTTCTTCAGCAACCTCTTCAGCAGCAGGTTCTTCGGCTGCAGGTTCCTCAACAACCGGTTCTTCAACAACGGGTTCCTCGACAACCGGTTCTTCAACAGCGGGTTCCTCGACAACGGGTTCCTCGACGACAGGTTCTTCAACGGCAGGTTGGTTATCCCACGCCTTACCGGTGAATTTCACCGTACCGCCAGCAGGCGTATTGACGATGTAACCCATGCCACCCTCGATACCAAAACCGTCACCTTCTTCAGCAACAGTATAACCGACGAAACTCTGCGTTGCGGCATCGAGTTGGACGACGATTGTTGCGTTGAGCATTGCTGCCAACGATTTCGCGGTGTAAGGTGTTTCTGGCATCAAGGGGAGAGAAATCATGTTCAAGCCGGGGGCGAGTGTCACATCAAAACCAGGACCTTCAGTTACTGTTGGTTCTTCGACAACCGGTTCCGGTTCTTCAACGACTGGTTCTTCAACGACTGGCTCTTCAACAACTGGCTCTTCAACAACTGGCTCTGCAGGTGCGTCAACCGGTGTGATCATGAGCATTGCTGTCGGTTCTGTCCATGCAAACGCATCACTAACATCAGCACCACCTTGGATACCTTCGTGCGCCATAATCACGCCACCTTCGGTCGGGACGCGTGCGTTACTGCCTGCAGGATCAACTTCAGGATCTAAACCGAGCGGGCCTGGAATATCAGAAGCCATCTCTGTGTTATCTTCACTACCAGCATCGTAAGCCATTAAGTCGATGGTGGCAGTAACAGGCATGCCGTCTGCATCAAACAGTGGCACGTCAATCGCTGCGATGAACGCATCATTGGTTGAGACTAACATTGTACCGACAGACAGCGAAGAGTTCACCATGTCAGCAGTTAAGGTAACAGTCGTAGATTGACCCGGCATCGTATATCTGCGCGTTCCATCAGCATTCATAGCTATCGCGACATCTGCGCCAGCACCCTGGGCAAGTGCGACGAGACCTGAGATATCTCCACCCTCAGCCATTGCAACAATCGCTGGACTTGCGGGTTCACCGGGGACAGCAAGTTTAACACCGGCAGGATGTGCCGCAAAGATCGCAGGTGAGAAAGTTTGTCCACTGACACCGTGTTCACCCACAGTGAGGTTCGTGAGTTTAATCTCGAACATCTGGCTAACCGGCATTTTGACGGGTTCTTCAGCAGGTTCTTCTGCGGGTTCTTCAGCAGGTTCTTCTGCGGGTTCCTCGGCAGGTTCTTCTGCGGGTTCCTCGGCAGGTTCTTCTGCGGGTTCTTCAGCAGGTTCTTCTGCGGGTTCCTCGGCAGGTTCTTCTGCGGGTTCCTCGGCAGGTTCTTCTGCGGGTTCTTCAGCAGGTTCTTCTGCGGGTTCCTCGGCAGGTTCTTCAGCAGGTTCTTCTGCGGGTTCTTCAGCAGGTTCTTCTGCGGGTTCTTCAGCAGGTTCCTCGGCAGGTTCTTCTGCGGGTTCCTCAGCAGCAGGGACAGTCACCATACCATCTGCAGTTGTAGTTTCAACTGTAGTATTATTGGCACCAGCGAGGATAACGTTCGTTATACCGATTGTGGATGCTTTTGCCTCAACGACTTCAAAAGTTACCGTGGCAAGTGTGCCATCTGCCCCTGGTGCGGCACCGGTCAGAGAGGCCGCCGAAATTTTAACACCACCTTCAGATTCTATAGGTTGTGTCGCAAATGAACCGGCAGGTAAGTAATCCGCGTTCGCACTTCCAACAAAACTGAGTGCGGTCGGATCATAAGATATGTCAACTTCATATCCTAATACACCTGCCCCACCCATTATGTTAATATTCACCATGAGTTGCTCCCCAGCAGCCGGGGATTCAACTGTAGCAGGATCCACAGAAACGACGGCTTGGCCGTAACTCATGGCTGTAAATCCTAAACACATTACAACAGCTAATAAGGAAAACAGGGCTTTCCTATTAAAAAGCTGGTCTTTCATAAGACACTCCTTATAATTCATTAATATTGTGACGTTTTCTTTACCATAGCGGTATAGAGGTCAGCTCCTCGTTCGCGAATATGGGATATCCCCCAGAGTGGTATGTTTTTGCTAAAGGCACAAAGGTGGTTCGCTTAAACGAGGTTTCCTTAAAAGGTAAGTTTACCCTAATGTTATAACGTTGTCAAATTAAATTCGGTTTAAAGTTTAAAATAGACAATTTTCGCCAATCGGGTGAACATACCTTATTATCTTAAAGTATACCATAAACCTTAGACATAAAACAAATTAAAAACAAATTACGCATCTACACGTGGTGCAAGCGCGTTCCAAACATCGGCTAATTCAGCAGTCGCTTTGTAAACCGGATAGAGTGCTTCCCACATCGCTTTGCGCGCTGCAGCCGCAGCAGCCGCATCACCTTCAGCGAGCGCGGTTTTGAGTTGATTCCCCATCTCTTGCTGGACGGCTGCGCACGTTTGTGTCAGTTCTGCAAGCAATTCTGAGGCATGGTTCTGGCGCGCAACGAGTTCCGATACGGACACCTGCATATCCGGCTCAACATCGTAAGCGTGAGCAGGCACGAAATTATGTGGGAGCCGCTCGCCATCTGCTGTACGCGGTGTGTGCGTCGGGTGGATATGTGGCGTGACGGACAAATACATCGTCATCGGTTCATCACCCAGAACGCGCACCGTATGCGGTTGATCTACCAAAGCGACACACATCTGCCCCGGTCCCAACTCTTCGGTTTCACCATCAATCTCAAATTCGACGCGCCCTTCCAGAATCAGGAAAATCTCATGCCCTAAGTCGTGGCTATGGAGTTGAGCACTCTGCCCAGGCTCCATCTTTAAGAACCGTGAACGAATTTGCGGTGTCACCAACACATTGCGTACATCTGTCCGATAATCGTAAACAGGAAATCCCATCGCGTGCCTCCATGCACTTTTGGCATAAATATAGCATTTTCCGAGAAAAATGTCAAGAGAAATATCAGCGGATATTGTCCCTACCTAACCAAGTTTGAATATTAAATTGATGTTTCTGATCTTCAGATGAGTGGGAAGGTTGGAAATTAAGAAGTGTTTTTGCTTGGGTATTTCCCCTAAGAAGGTAGCGAACACAGCATTTCTTCCAATCTTCCTCAAAGCCTAAAATTTGCTTCTTGATGTTGCTTAACTGAGTACTGACAACTAATTACCTTTTTTATTGACATCCATTTAAATGTGGATACAATATACACAAAAGACCTAATGCTTTATTTTTCAATTGAAAGGACACAAATTATGGATTTAACACGCCAACCGCCGCGCCGCCCTTCAAACCTCGGAGTCGCCGGAATTGTCGGGGCAGCACGGATGACAGACAAGGCACGCGCGCATAACGAGGAGACCCTCGGTGAGTATATCTACGGTGAGAGCTCCGGTTTAGATCAACGCGTCTTAGTATTCTTAGGGATTTCAGCGGACGCTTTCGCCGAAGCCACTGGACAACGCGACGATACCGCACTCGGGCACTGGGTGCTTGAAACAAGTGGAAAGACAGCAGCAGAGATTGCCGAGTTTAACGATGCTGCCCTTAGCCAACTGCCCGATACCGATGCGCATAAACAACGCTTGAAGGATCGGCTCGCTCGCTTCGCACCCGGTAGAACTGATATTACAACGGTGCTACAGTCGATGGAACTCGACGATTGGGGCAGTTTCTGGCAGGTTGACCTCACCGCGGGTCCGCCCCGCAGCGCACGCGCTACAGATATTGCGGGTATCTGCGGGGTCGCACGTATGGCGGATAAAGCACGCGCCCAGCGTGCAGAGAAAATTGGGGAATACCTATACGGCGACGATTCCGGGCAAGATGTCCGTATCTTAACTTTCCTCGGTATCTCAGCCGCAGATTTTCAAGAAGCTGCCGTGAACAACCCGAACAATCTCGAAATCGGCGCATGGGTACTCGAAAACTGTGGTAAATCGCAGGACGAAATTGATACTTTCAACGAAACGTTGGTAAACTACGGACCCAATGAAGCGTCACAGGAACGATTCAACGCGCGTATCCAAGAGATAGATCCGAGTCGGACAGACATCAACACGTGGGTTGCACTGCAGGACTTGGACGATCAACTGAGTTTCGGTATCATCGAC encodes:
- a CDS encoding DUF5069 domain-containing protein, with the protein product MDLTRQPPRRPSNLGVAGIVGAARMTDKARAHNEETLGEYIYGESSGLDQRVLVFLGISADAFAEATGQRDDTALGHWVLETSGKTAAEIAEFNDAALSQLPDTDAHKQRLKDRLARFAPGRTDITTVLQSMELDDWGSFWQVDLTAGPPRSARATDIAGICGVARMADKARAQRAEKIGEYLYGDDSGQDVRILTFLGISAADFQEAAVNNPNNLEIGAWVLENCGKSQDEIDTFNETLVNYGPNEASQERFNARIQEIDPSRTDINTWVALQDLDDQLSFGIIDLNRRAPRSPYNTDVYGMVQLARLIDKGRASHNNTLGEYVYGENSGFDRRAFDFLGVSAAEFTEALKTLLTDADIEAWLKADYPKSEADIETYNEWMREMAPTDEHLRERMTRMLNKIAPERTDINTWFELIVLDDEKTFAS
- a CDS encoding spondin domain-containing protein, with the protein product MSYGQAVVSVDPATVESPAAGEQLMVNINIMGGAGVLGYEVDISYDPTALSFVGSANADYLPAGSFATQPIESEGGVKISAASLTGAAPGADGTLATVTFEVVEAKASTIGITNVILAGANNTTVETTTADGMVTVPAAEEPAEEPAEEPAEEPAEEPAEEPAEEPAEEPAEEPAEEPAEEPAEEPAEEPAEEPAEEPAEEPAEEPAEEPAEEPAEEPAEEPAEEPAEEPAEEPAEEPVKMPVSQMFEIKLTNLTVGEHGVSGQTFSPAIFAAHPAGVKLAVPGEPASPAIVAMAEGGDISGLVALAQGAGADVAIAMNADGTRRYTMPGQSTTVTLTADMVNSSLSVGTMLVSTNDAFIAAIDVPLFDADGMPVTATIDLMAYDAGSEDNTEMASDIPGPLGLDPEVDPAGSNARVPTEGGVIMAHEGIQGGADVSDAFAWTEPTAMLMITPVDAPAEPVVEEPVVEEPVVEEPVVEEPEPVVEEPTVTEGPGFDVTLAPGLNMISLPLMPETPYTAKSLAAMLNATIVVQLDAATQSFVGYTVAEEGDGFGIEGGMGYIVNTPAGGTVKFTGKAWDNQPAVEEPVVEEPVVEEPAVEEPVVEEPVVEEPVVEEPAAEEPAAEEVAEEPAAEEPAAEEEVAEEPAAEEPAAEEEEVA
- a CDS encoding cupin domain-containing protein, translating into MGFPVYDYRTDVRNVLVTPQIRSRFLKMEPGQSAQLHSHDLGHEIFLILEGRVEFEIDGETEELGPGQMCVALVDQPHTVRVLGDEPMTMYLSVTPHIHPTHTPRTADGERLPHNFVPAHAYDVEPDMQVSVSELVARQNHASELLAELTQTCAAVQQEMGNQLKTALAEGDAAAAAAARKAMWEALYPVYKATAELADVWNALAPRVDA